From a region of the Rhipicephalus microplus isolate Deutch F79 chromosome X, USDA_Rmic, whole genome shotgun sequence genome:
- the LOC119187521 gene encoding LOW QUALITY PROTEIN: importin subunit alpha-7 (The sequence of the model RefSeq protein was modified relative to this genomic sequence to represent the inferred CDS: substituted 1 base at 1 genomic stop codon) produces the protein MARGGIAARGNSRRRCGKNAGGYAQDLRRRREEEGVQLRNLGAPASHGEGGSGPERAGVMVNEMVSQLYADSPELQIQAIQCIGKLLLQDPKPPIDDVFSTGMVPMLVPLMQRDDHIILQYEAAWCLSYITGGTSLQTWRVVKAGAVPLFVRLLSSEVEKVRELAVVALGNIAVNSSECCDYVLDQGTLMALLELFKXSMSVLMKRQVTWALSNLCWRTPRFEKVQSCLPILLRVLFARDPEVLTYVCCALSYLSYGPNHQKQVVIDAGVCKWLVKLLTHKIQSVVSEALQAIGHIVTGDDAQIQEVINCNALPCLLALLSSPEESIRKNACWTLSNITAGNQQQIQAVIDANIFPVLAGMLSRGDLEIQKEAARAITNAISGGSQNQVRFLVQQKCIDALCELLSAEDQEVVQVALNGLDNVLRLGAQDAQPGGANPYAVLLLKCFGMNHFEFLQSHEYAYIYPEAFEMIKSYIDILV, from the coding sequence ATGGCTCGCGGTGGAATAGCGGCGAGAGGTAATAGCCGCCGTCGATGCGGCAAGAACGCTGGAGGGTACGCCCAAGATTTGAGGCGGCGGAGGGAAGAAGAGGGTGTGCAGCTGCGTAACCTCGGAGCTCCAGCATCACACGGAGAAGGCGGCTCGGGACCCGAGCGAGCGGGAGTCATGGTCAACGAGATGGTGTCCCAGCTGTACGCCGACAGCCCCGAGCTTCAGATACAAGCCATTCAGTGCATCGGCAAGCTCCTGTTGCAAGACCCGAAACCACCCATAGACGACGTATTCAGTACGGGCATGGTGCCAATGCTTGTCCCGTTGATGcagcgggacgaccacatcatcctgCAGTACGAGGCAGCCTGGTGCCTCAGCTACATCACTGGTGGCACATCGCTGCAGACGTGGCGCGTCGTCAAAGCCGGTGCAGTGCCTCTGTTCGTGCGCCTCCTGAGCTCGGAGGTTGAAAAGGTGCGGGAGCTGGCCGTCGTGGCGTTGGGCAACATCGCCGTCAACTCATCAGAGTGCTGCGACTACGTGCTCGACCAGGGCACCCTGATGGCGCTGCTAGAGCTCTTCAAGTAGTCTATGAGCGTCTTGATGAAACGTCAAGTCACGTGGGCGCTCTCCAATTTGTGCTGGAGAACGCCACGGTTCGAGAAGGTGCAGTCATGCTTACCCATCTTGTTGCGTGTGCTATTCGCCCGCGACCCGGAAGTGCTTACTTATGTTTGCTGCGCGCTATCATACCTATCCTATGGGCCGAACCACCAGAAACAGGTTGTGATCGACGCAGGCGTTTGCAAGTGGCTCGTGAAACTCCTGACTCACAAAATTCAATCGGTAGTGTCGGAAGCGCTGCAGGCCATCGGCCACATCGTCACCGGAGACGACGCGCAAATTCAGGAGGTTATCAACTGTAACGCCCTGCCCTGCCTGCTAGCCCTACTCTCGTCCCCCGAAGAGTCCATACGCAAGAATGCGTGCTGGACACTCTCCAACATCACGGCCGGCAACCAGCAGCAGATACAGGCCGTCATCGACGCCAACATCTTTCCGGTATTGGCAGGCATGCTGTCTCGAGGCGATCTAGAGATCCAGAAGGAGGCCGCACGGGCCATCACCAACGCCATTTCGGGTGGCTCTCAGAACCAGGTGCGCTTCCTTGTGCAGCAGAAGTGCATAGATGCTCTGTGCGAGCTGCTTAGTGCGGAAGACCAGGAAGTGGTGCAGGTGGCACTGAATGGACTGGACAACGTTCTCCGGCTCGGCGCCCAAGACGCGCAGCCAGGGGGGGCCAACCCGTATGCCGTGCTTCTGCTGAAGTGCTTTGGCATgaaccacttcgagttcctgcagTCTCACGAGTATGCCTACATCTACCCCGAAGCTTTTGAGATGATCAAGAGCTACATCGACATACTTGTATAA